The Prochlorococcus marinus XMU1404 region CATTATTTTCGACTACTTTTGAAACATCCTCTGCAATTGACTGAACTATAGCAGGATCTATACCATAAGGTTTTTCACCCATTAGTGCTTCACCACTAAGTTTTAAGAGAACTCTTTTGTAAGTCATTCAATAATTATACTTTTAAGACCTTAGCAAGTAAATGCACCAAATTTATTTTTTGTTCAGATATTGCTTGCTTCTTTAAACATTTCTAAACCTGCCTAAAGAAAATTTAAGTAATAATTGGTTTCAACTAAAATTCAACACACTTTTGTGCTTTTATTCCTTGTTCTTTAAAAGGATGTCTTATAAGTTTCATTTCTGTAACTAGATCAGCGTAATTTATAATAGAATCAGATGCTCCTCTCCCAGTTAAAACAATATGGTTTTTTCTATTACTTAGGCTTTTTAAAAAAGTGATTATTTCTTCTGAAGCAAGATAACCAAGTTTTGTAGCAATATTAATTTCATCAAGAATTATAAGTTTATAAGATTCGTTCTTTATGTATTTTTTAGCTAGTTGCCATGCTTCTTGAACTAATTTTTCGTCTCTTATTCTATCTTGTGTTTCCCAAGTAAATCCTTCTCCTAATGAGTGCCAAGATATGTTTGAAGACAGATTTTTAAGTGCTTTTTCTTCTCCAGTGGTCCAGCCTCCTTTGATAAATTGAATGATTGCCACTTTATGACCGTGCCCTATCGTCCTTAGAGCCATTCCCAAAGATGCAGTTGTTTTCCCCTTTCCATTCCCTGTAAAAACAATCAATAATCCTTTTTTTGTCTTTCTAATTTGTAGTCTTTCTGCTTGAATTTCTTTTCTTTGCTGCATTCTTTTTTTATATGAACTCTCATCGCTATCTGATGATAGTTTGCCCCCCATACCGATTTTATTTGCTTGATTATCGAGGTTGAATATTTTCTCGGAAGATGAAGGTTTTTTCATATAACTATAATTTTAATTTAATGATTATAAATCTTTAAATATTTTTAGCTCTTTTAACTTTTAATAGTGCATTATTTACTGCCTGTTGCTGATCTCTCTTAGTAATCCAGTGGTGATAAGTTTGAGTATGTAGGCTAACTGAATGCCCCATCATTCTGGCAGCCACAGTATCAGGTAAATCATAAAAAATTGTTCTTACTGCCCAAGCATGTCTTAGATCATACGGTTTTATTTGTAAAGAGTAACGATTGAACTGATTTGTAATTTTTTTTCCAATATTTTGTAAGGTTGTTATTTTAAGGTCTCTATTAATATTTGGAAGTAGTTCTGGATTTTCACCAAGTTTTGATAATTCGAACTTTTCTACCCATTCAGGATGAAATGGCCAAACTTGATGTTCCCCTGTTTTAGTCGTAGGTAAAACTCTAATAATTTTGTCTCCAAAATTTTTAAGGGAACTTAAATCACAAAAAAATACTTCATGATTTCTTAATCCATATGTAGCCATTAATCCAAAAACAAATTTCCAAGATTTGTTTGGTATCGTCTCCCAAAGTTTCTCTATTAACTCGTCTGTGGGTAGATCCCTAAATACTGATTTATGCAGACCATATCCTCTAGAATTTAATTTCCAATCCTCTGGTAGTTTAATGTCCAAAAACTTAGCTAAAACACTTAGAGAAGTAGCACATTGTTTTCTGCTTCTGCTACCTTCATTGTAACTTTCAAGTGTTTTTTGAAATATTTTTTCTAAAGGTTCATTCTCAAAAGAATTATAAATATTTAGGATTCTTTTCATATATGGTTTGTATGAACTTCTCCAAGTAGTTTTTCTTGTGCTGCTTAAAAATTCACTTTTGCTTTCTTTAAAAAAAAATTCCTCAAATTGATTTAATCTATTTGGTAATTCAAAACCATTTTTTATCTGCTTTTTATTAGAGATACCTATCCAATTAATCCACTCAAATTGATTCAATTCCAGTTGTAAATTGATTAACTGTAGTTTTTTTTTGGCTTCCTCTAATCCAGAAATATCAGCCTTTATACCAAGAGATATTCTTTGTATCTTGAAATTATTTTTATCTTCTTTGGAGGGTAATGATCCTCTAATATTTAATTTTTCTCCCCTTTTCTCAATTTTAAGCTTGCTGCCTTTGGTAGCAAATTTATCATTGACATTATTAATTTCCTGAATTACGTTCATTTACTTATATAATTGACCATATCATGACGTTTTTAATGTTGATTTTCAATCTGCATGAATTTTAAATGGATAAAATAGGCGTCTTATTAATGAATTTAGGAGGGCCTGAACGCATTACTGATGTGGGCCCATTCTTATATAATCTTTTTTCTGATCCAGAGATAATCAGGACACCTTTTCCTGCTTTTCAAAAGCCTCTAGCCTGGTTAATTAGTACTCTTAGGAGTACTACTTCACAACAAGCTTATCTTTCTATAGGTGGAGGTTCACCTATCAGAAGAATAACTGAACAACAAGCGAGAGAATTGCAATCTAAATTAAGAGATAAGGGGTTTAATGCCACTACCTATATAGCTATGAGATACTGGCATCCTTTTACGGAATCAGCTATTGCTGATATGAAAGCAGATGGTATAGATCAAGTTGTTGTAATACCTTTGTATCCACACTTTTCAATAAGTACTAGTGGTTCAAGCTTTAGAGAATTAAAAAAATTACGAGATTCTGATAATGATTTTAAAAAAGTACCAATGAGATGTGTAAGGAGTTGGTTCAGTCAATCAGGTTATTTAAAGTCAATGGTCGAATTAATATCAGAACAAATTTCACTTTGTGAATCACCTTCAAATGCTCATGTGTTTTTTACTGCTCATGGAGTTCCTAAGAGTTACGTAGAGGAAGCTGGAGATCCTTATAAGCAACAAATTGAAGATTGTTCTTTATTGATAATAAATGAGTTAGAAAAATGTTTAGGGCACAGTAACCCTTTTACACTTTCCTATCAAAGCAGAGTTGGTCCGGTTGAATGGTTGAAGCCTTATACGGAAGAAGTATTGGCTGATCTTGGAAGGTCAAATGTTAATGACCTAATTGTGGTTCCCATAAGTTTCGTTGGAGAGCATATTGAAACATTGCAAGAAATTGACATTGAATATAAAGAAATTGCGAAAAAGGCTGGTATTAAAAACTTTCGAAGAGTTAAGGCTTTAAATACTCATCCTACTTTTATTGAAGGACTTAGTGATCTAGTGATTTCTTGCTTGGAAGGCCCCCTAGTTAATATAGAGGAGGCTTCTCAGTTGCCTGAAAAAGTTAAACTTTACCCGCAAGAGAAATGGCAATGGGGTTGGAATAATAGTTCAGAGGTTTGGAACGGAAGGGTTGCAATGATTGTTTTTCTGGTACTTTTTATTGAACTTATTTCAGGATCTGGACCTTTACATAAGCTAGGCATTTTATAAAGATCAAATAAAATTTATTTGAATTTTTTAAACATTATTGAAAGGTTTTTTGAGTATATTTCTGACATTACATTTCTAAATGAGGCAAAAGTATTTAATTAAGTTTAATATTTAAAGTAAATATTGAATTTCTTTAGTGACTCTTACTTCGAGATCCTTTTCAAAGGGTAGTTCAAAAAATGAAAATCCAATTTGGATAACTGGTGCAGATGCACTAATGGATTCTCTAAAAATTCATGGGGTAAAAGTTATATTTGGATATCCAGGAGGAGCTATTCTTCCAATATATGATGCTGTTCATAAGGCAGAACAAGATGGTTGGTTAAAGCATTATATGGTGAGACACGAACAAGGTGGTTCACATGCAGCTGATGGATATGCCAGATCTACTGGTGAAGTGGGGGTATGTTTTGGAACCTCAGGTCCAGGGGCAACAAATTTAGTAACTGGGATTGCCACTGCTCAAATGGATTCAGTACCTCTCGTTGTAGTTACAGGTCAAGTCCCAAGACCTGCTATAGGGACAGATGCTTTTCAAGAAACAGATATTTTTGGCATAACTCTTCCAATAGTAAAACATTCATGGGTGATAAGAGATCCTTCAGATATAGCTAAAGTAGTTTCTGAAGCTTTTTTTATTGCCTCCTCTGGAAGACCCGGTCCTGTTTTAATTGATATACCCAAAGATGTAGGTCAAGAATTCTTTAATTATAAAAGAGTTCTGCCCGGTGAAATTATTCCTAAAGGATTTAAGAGAAATGGAGATATTAATGATTGCGATATCAAAAAAGCAATTAAGTTAATAGAAGATTCTGAAAGACCCCTTCTATATGTTGGAGGTGGGGCAATATCTTCAGGTGCTCATGATGAAATAAGAACTTTCGCAAAGAATTATCAAATACCAGTTACTACAACCTTAATGGGGAAAGGTGCTTTTGATGAAAAAGACAATTTATCAGTTGGAATGTTAGGAATGCACGGAACTGCTTACGCAAATTTTGCAGTTACAGAATGTGATCTTTTAATTGCTATTGGAGCTAGATTCGATGATAGAGTTACAGGGAAATTAGATACTTTTGCACCTAATGCAAAGGTAATACATATAGATATTGATCCAGCTGAAGTTAATAAAAATAGACGTGTAGATGTTGCAATTGTCTCTGACGTTTCAAAAGCTGTCCTTAAAATTAATGAAAAATTTGTTAGTAATAAATTTACTTGTCAGACGAAGAACTGGTTAGAAAAAATTGATTCTTGGAAAAATAAACACCCTTTATATGACCCTCCTAAAGAAGGAGAAATTTATCCTCAGGAAGTTCTTTTAAAAGTTAGGGAACTTTCACCAGAAGCTTATGTAACTACAGATGTAGGACAGCATCAAATGTGGGCTGCTCAATATCTGAGGAATTCTCCAAGAAAATGGATTAGTAGTGCAGGCTTAGGTACTATGGGTTTTGGATTGCCAGCAGCAATTGGAGTTAAAGCAGCTTTACCTAATTCAGATGTAATTTGTATCGCAGGAGATGCAAGTGTTTTAATGAATATTCAAGAATTAGGAACTTTATCTCAATATGGTTTAAAGGTGAAAGTGATTATCATAAATAATCGCTGGCAAGGTATGGTGAGGCAATGGCAGGAAAGTTTCTACGATGAAAGGTATTCCTCATCTGACATGAGTTGTGGTGAACCTGACTTTGTAAAACTTGCTGAGTCTTTTGGAGTTAAAGGATATTTAATCTCTGATAG contains the following coding sequences:
- the hemH gene encoding ferrochelatase, whose product is MDKIGVLLMNLGGPERITDVGPFLYNLFSDPEIIRTPFPAFQKPLAWLISTLRSTTSQQAYLSIGGGSPIRRITEQQARELQSKLRDKGFNATTYIAMRYWHPFTESAIADMKADGIDQVVVIPLYPHFSISTSGSSFRELKKLRDSDNDFKKVPMRCVRSWFSQSGYLKSMVELISEQISLCESPSNAHVFFTAHGVPKSYVEEAGDPYKQQIEDCSLLIINELEKCLGHSNPFTLSYQSRVGPVEWLKPYTEEVLADLGRSNVNDLIVVPISFVGEHIETLQEIDIEYKEIAKKAGIKNFRRVKALNTHPTFIEGLSDLVISCLEGPLVNIEEASQLPEKVKLYPQEKWQWGWNNSSEVWNGRVAMIVFLVLFIELISGSGPLHKLGIL
- a CDS encoding site-specific integrase — its product is MNVIQEINNVNDKFATKGSKLKIEKRGEKLNIRGSLPSKEDKNNFKIQRISLGIKADISGLEEAKKKLQLINLQLELNQFEWINWIGISNKKQIKNGFELPNRLNQFEEFFFKESKSEFLSSTRKTTWRSSYKPYMKRILNIYNSFENEPLEKIFQKTLESYNEGSRSRKQCATSLSVLAKFLDIKLPEDWKLNSRGYGLHKSVFRDLPTDELIEKLWETIPNKSWKFVFGLMATYGLRNHEVFFCDLSSLKNFGDKIIRVLPTTKTGEHQVWPFHPEWVEKFELSKLGENPELLPNINRDLKITTLQNIGKKITNQFNRYSLQIKPYDLRHAWAVRTIFYDLPDTVAARMMGHSVSLHTQTYHHWITKRDQQQAVNNALLKVKRAKNI
- the ilvB gene encoding biosynthetic-type acetolactate synthase large subunit, with amino-acid sequence MTLTSRSFSKGSSKNENPIWITGADALMDSLKIHGVKVIFGYPGGAILPIYDAVHKAEQDGWLKHYMVRHEQGGSHAADGYARSTGEVGVCFGTSGPGATNLVTGIATAQMDSVPLVVVTGQVPRPAIGTDAFQETDIFGITLPIVKHSWVIRDPSDIAKVVSEAFFIASSGRPGPVLIDIPKDVGQEFFNYKRVLPGEIIPKGFKRNGDINDCDIKKAIKLIEDSERPLLYVGGGAISSGAHDEIRTFAKNYQIPVTTTLMGKGAFDEKDNLSVGMLGMHGTAYANFAVTECDLLIAIGARFDDRVTGKLDTFAPNAKVIHIDIDPAEVNKNRRVDVAIVSDVSKAVLKINEKFVSNKFTCQTKNWLEKIDSWKNKHPLYDPPKEGEIYPQEVLLKVRELSPEAYVTTDVGQHQMWAAQYLRNSPRKWISSAGLGTMGFGLPAAIGVKAALPNSDVICIAGDASVLMNIQELGTLSQYGLKVKVIIINNRWQGMVRQWQESFYDERYSSSDMSCGEPDFVKLAESFGVKGYLISDRKQLQNELRNALDHDDPALINILVRRGENCYPMVPPGKSNAQMVGYVNCE
- the cobO gene encoding cob(I)yrinic acid a,c-diamide adenosyltransferase, with product MKKPSSSEKIFNLDNQANKIGMGGKLSSDSDESSYKKRMQQRKEIQAERLQIRKTKKGLLIVFTGNGKGKTTASLGMALRTIGHGHKVAIIQFIKGGWTTGEEKALKNLSSNISWHSLGEGFTWETQDRIRDEKLVQEAWQLAKKYIKNESYKLIILDEINIATKLGYLASEEIITFLKSLSNRKNHIVLTGRGASDSIINYADLVTEMKLIRHPFKEQGIKAQKCVEF